A genomic region of Plasmodium malariae genome assembly, chromosome: 14 contains the following coding sequences:
- the ARA1 gene encoding apical ring associated protein 1, putative, translating into MCVCTRGFNVKNLYNPNNTCINNCFHTSSDLSFNFGLFKSSCKYYYYYMKKYKILEAITYI; encoded by the coding sequence ATGTGTGTCTGTACCCGCGGTTTCAACGTCAAGAATCTATACAATCCCAACAACACCTGTATCAACAATTGTTTCCACACCAGTTCAGATTTATCCTTCAACTTTGGTCTTTTCAAGTCCAGCTGTAagtactactattattatatgaagaaatacaaaatattggAAGCCATAACttacatttaa
- the PmUG01_14029300 gene encoding conserved Plasmodium protein, unknown function has product MATIITTPIVTLQQAPVVYTTTYSVVPQTVVYTFPNNIPVVKNIHVIPPQQLCLSYSYTTPVTVII; this is encoded by the coding sequence ATGGCTACAATTATAACAACACCGATCGTTACATTACAACAGGCGCCAGTTGTTTACACAACTACATATAGTGTTGTACCACAAACAGTTGTTTATACTTTTCCAAATAATATTCCAGTTGTTAAAAATATCCATGTAATTCCTCCACAGCAATTATGCCTTAGCTATTCTTATACAACCCCCGTAactgttattatataa
- the BCKDHA gene encoding 2-oxoisovalerate dehydrogenase subunit alpha, mitochondrial, putative — MRNIFQKIARSGNALKGHSNKSVFNINGKKNFSGYNIYSDGLVHSEFSTELNTVNEVAKIPIFRILDTNGNLLDGYKPPFEEEEIVNLYKQMVEFSIWDEIFYGIQRQGRISFYIVNDGEEGLQFGIGKALSVDDHLYCQYRETGILLSRGFDYNDILNQLFGNKYDEGKGRQMCICYTKKDLNIHTITTPLASQLSHAAGCGYALKLKNEKAIAVTFCGDGSSSEGDFYAAVNFASVRESQTMFVCKNNLYAISTGIKDQYRGDGIAPRALALGVESIRVDGNDLFASYLATKKMRDICIEESKPVFIEFMCYRYGHHSTSDDSTLYRPKEESEAWKKEGVHPISRLFLYLKNNNLYTDKDDELHRKSVKEKVLKELKKYESIKRYNIVGGLFENVYHDEDWNLKEQREHFENYFKQNKNHYDTSKFDS; from the coding sequence ATGAGGaacatttttcaaaaaattgcACGAAGTGGTAACGCCCTAAAGGGTCATAGTAACAAAAGTGTTTTTAACATAAatggaaagaaaaatttttctggatataatatttatagtgATGGATTAGTTCACTCGGAATTTTCTACTGAATTAAATACAGTAAATGAAGTAGCTAAAATTCCAATATTTCGTATTTTAGATACTAATGGAAATTTACTAGATGGTTATAAGCCCCCTtttgaagaagaagaaatagTAAACTTATACAAACAGATGGTAGAGTTTTCTATATGGGATGAAATATTCTATGGTATACAAAGGCAAGGaagaatttctttttatattgtaaatgATGGAGAAGAGGGCTTGCAGTTTGGAATTGGAAAAGCATTAAGTGTAGATGATCATTTGTATTGTCAATATAGAGAAACAGGTATTTTATTAAGTAGAGGATTTGATTACAACGACATTCTTAATCAACTTTTtggaaataaatatgatgaaGGGAAAGGAAGacaaatgtgtatatgttacacaaaaaaagatttaaatattcatacaATTACTACACCTTTAGCATCCCAGTTATCTCATGCTGCTGGATGTGGATAtgcattaaaattaaaaaatgaaaaagcaATTGCTGTTACTTTTTGTGGTGATGGTTCTTCTTCTGAAGGTGATTTTTATGCTGCTGTTAATTTTGCATCAGTTAGAGAATCACAAACTATGTTtgtttgtaaaaataatcttTATGCTATATCCACTGGTATAAAAGATCAGTATAGAGGAGATGGAATTGCACCTAGGGCACTAGCATTAGGAGTTGAATCCATAAGAGTTGATGGAAATGATTTATTCGCAAGCTACTTAGCAACTAAAAAAATGAGAGATATATGTATTGAAGAGTCCAAACCTGTTTTTATCGAATTTATGTGTTACAGATATGGACATCATAGTACTTCTGATGATTCTACATTATACAGACCAAAAGAAGAAAGTGAGGCTTGGAAAAAAGAAGGGGTTCATCCTATAAGcagattatttttatatttaaaaaataataatttgtataCGGATAAAGATGATGAATTACATAGGAAAAGTGTCAAggaaaaagttttaaaagaattaaaaaaatatgaaagtaTCAAAAGATACAATATTGTGGGAGGTTTGTTTGAAAATGTTTACCACGATGAAGACTGGAACCTCAAGGAGCAGAGGGAGCACTTTGAAAACTACTtcaagcaaaataaaaatcattaCGATACTTCCAAGTTTGACAGTTGA
- the PmUG01_14029500 gene encoding conserved Plasmodium protein, unknown function, protein MSYELNLDVSKNTQDASVASYLTENVFEREIKEMNEMNSSNMITQKEEIKEESSSDKKENKSKPIKKNNFMKILKKKKKSKECKEEESASNIYDSNYLVSDPKHIDSQKYYLSFSELNKQDEIVDGKNVQAISYDSENVDISKRKDINKKKINLERKISMDSIKKAKIKRKKRRSSRFAYFVNDQWCDENMGKVELKSEKGREKRIAKKSEMKEEKRKEIRNSRCDDEDKNFNFEPHEDLKKEIEKIKLDIDKIKKKGNTKRIYDDLKYILLFQNEIIDILIEDIRKNKLRIKYDLLEDSTVKDDVNKMILNHITLDLLKFKYINTKLKELILCVYDTKKFNSLIRKIIYNNLDDMKRVVDKNGELTFGKTMLSFLYKQLKYCLEEEVQTYYKDVKNLNDDIHNIKKNIMNIILSSIDDVCSLPAPNQLYGMNGSECNEEMELKKKQLICPVYAKDINRLFHMYDNVHADEMSKNYNIGGHGGNDNSGSGNSGNGNSGNGNSDNTNADSNNEHMLKRNIRIRIKRGNGDKPYVIRTGNYENVRPDTSYNYLSSTHLNNLNYPHNAIENARAVFENYRNSKITSHPVASNTNEPIKIIQKPYCYISNLKIKKEDALSDLKNYYYNVNSPWVNKLCSNNNQLYYNLKKNNRRMQSSNNIVTGSTKDCSIFCNDVIDKAKNAMNYKEYTNNYNTVGDNKYSHLDKNGSNEGNYRGNGCIQHVQNVRNDNPQLVHNFRIDNNNASGTFPIVGDVCKNGQVSGMFLMDNHMRGCTRNNNNNINSNRNNNGNNKCKCNSNCNNAWSCSSSNGNCGWHEKGRYVTGNTMNEKKESSKIGSGMYTGFEIISSKEDIIKLEKLLNDKWGSFKLFEKWIKDCSKWQWIDLKLQREYISNNIELEKLKEEKKKYMEKCVNNKIKELWCGRMKGLMNMKLCDIEKRIAKNFSSNNIMNNNIYHVTLDYERNAMCYHDLYVKLLNIQNNNKKEDLLKKYSEYKDKCIINDGPFADNVGKKDSIAMNAENLKYPSKKKGYVQSLIYSFNKKSQKQSNKDSSQPKKEEEDTIEKRNSGTMNEQNAKEDKFQQKAGEDKLDNNRRRSGASNRSGMKDKSEEKNKREEKNKREEKNKREEKNKREEKNKNEGKKGRSSEKRKSNGKNSPNENIRQVVTKRKSKNGNDESYILKESYLINNSYESISSHSSSKKSEQSEKEIKQNNGSFFDSFLFFKSEANKKSSHSKSKSDNSLSTHKTKSNSSHNEEYYSLKYSKSMGKEKYKKKKKTKKSNMITFKKLFYLNRKKKSKEKTKSSNKSSSESSEEEDVKEDHTKTNKKNSINSRKQDQMLTNENGTIQKINGDKKSSSSDENKYDWQMEYDILEKEVGDHLHLEGKKGEVISIEALKKEYSYDIYSRSNIGNSMYMMSRYDKLSKTEVGEGEEADEEEEELDEEEGEEVAEMEYKEESKIAQFSSTGRGGSDISSKKNAFTQKAKAQNAKKENIREQNAKEQKEYAARKSDLDNAQQNGTIMFANSVKENYLSNISKKPLKISEVVNEKKTLLDEKSEEGVIHDNEDAKNRKCKLTEEKGVDNNIEEHIKNNSKKNSVRTNSDISYYSNVEDNKFDKFSTVGAIKKGNKKNKFNKFFKNLGKFSFKASKNKGSKKSKYANNAILTSAVSIDLDDSKMDSEHEAEKVRDHKEGNYKEDDNHMKYLSKSFVSNSDRSNKKNVYSRRKMSNQVDKLYSYISKLKEKKKNSTEMEESIMDDKLILSRNAETRIDAKGSVSKEERSGEISMSEIQIKEESKGIQCNSRGIMDKSNVLSKSTIIEEEKKKDEDVEYFLKEINSDNSIDYEEYVLDKKNMNTLKQSPRFGYSFSNQDILKDNKNLFNGVLNGNEISEHNFKKSNEIKECKNKYYYYDKYDEAKSITYKKEKNKNNKNKSVNMDVNKNNDIQMDVNKNNDIQMDVNKNNDIQMDVNKNNDIQMDVNKNNDIQMDVNKNNDIQMDVNKNKSKNVRVSSFSSDNLNIYLKKKKNDPDMKKEETNDMGAIYSYNAVHSRIGDDSMYNNICMDVKDKYRKDTTNKFLSKPNPSIYSKKNNTKKRDENSSNSLDIVRLSSFKSGSRINVMCNEEKKNKMKIKKKINSLLSNSSDSKKGYLSESKKENNSYYKYVQSILPFGMLTQRENSEEYNEHSRKKSFSDKNS, encoded by the exons ATGAGTTATGAATTAAACTTAGATGTCTCGAAGAACACTCAAGATGCTTCTGTCGCAAGTTAttt aaCGGAAAATGTATTTGAAAGGGAAATCAAGGAAATGAACGAAATGAATAGCTCAAACATGATTACGCAGAAAGAAGAGATAAAGGAAGAATCATCGAGCGATAAGAAGGAAAACAAATCAAAAcctataaaaaagaataattttatgaaaattttaaaaaaaaaaaaaaaatcgaaaGAATGCAAAGAGGAAGAGTCTGCTTCGAATATATATGATTCTAATTATCTGGTATCTGATCCAAAGCACATTGATTCACAGAAGTATTATCTTTCTTTTAGTGAGTTAAATAAACAAGATGAAATAGTAGATGGAAAAAATGTACAAGCTATTTCGTATGACAGCGAAAATGTAGACAtttcaaaaagaaaagacataaataaaaaaaaaatcaatttagaaagaaaaatatcgATGGATAGCATAAAAAAGGCgaagataaaaagaaagaaaagaagaagcTCTAGATTTGCTTACTTTGTGAATGATCAGTGGTGTGATGAAAACATGGGAAAGGTTGAATTGAAAAGTGAAAAGGGTAGAGAAAAGAGAATCGCAAAGAAGAGTGAAAtgaaggaagaaaaaagaaaggaaataAGAAACAGCAGATGTGACGatgaagataaaaattttaattttgaacCCCAtgaagatttaaaaaaagaaattgaaaaaataaaattggaTATAGACAAGATTAAGAAGAAAGGAAATACAAAAAGAATATACGatgatttaaaatatatattactatttcaaaatgaaataattgatatattaattgaagatattagaaaaaataaattaaggaTAAAGTATGATTTACTTGAGGACAGTACAGTAAAAGATGACGTAAATAAGATGATATTAAACCATATTACCTTagatcttttaaaatttaaatatataaatacaaaattaaaagaattaattttgtgtgtgtatgatacgaaaaaatttaatagcttaataaggaaaataatatataataatttagatGACATGAAAAGAGTTGTAGATAAAAATGGTGAGTTAACCTTTGGAAAAACCATGttgtcttttttatataaacaattgAAATATTGTTTAGAAGAAGAAGTACAGACATATTATAAGGATGTAAAGAATTTAAATGAtgatattcataatataaaaaaaaatattatgaatattattcTTAGTTCAATAGATGATGTTTGTTCTTTGCCTGCTCCGAATCAGTTATATGGCATGAATGGATCTGAATGTAACGAAGAAATGgagctaaaaaaaaagcagcTCATATGTCCCGTATATGCAAAAGATATTAATAGGTTATTTCATATGTATGATAATGTTCACGCGGACGAAAtgagtaaaaattataatattggAGGTCATGGTGGTAATGATAATAGCGGCAGTGGCAATAGTGGCAATGGCAATAGTGGCAATGGCAATAGTGACAATACAAATGCTGATAGTAATAATGAGCATATGctaaaaaggaatataagGATTCGTATTAAACGAGGAAATGGCGATAAGCCTTATGTAATACGCACAGGTAATTATGAGAATGTTCGTCCTGATACATCATATAATTACTTGTCTTCTACCCATCTGaacaatttaaattatcCCCATAATGCTATTGAAAATGCACGTGCCgtatttgaaaattatagGAACTCTAAAATTACGAGTCACCCAGTTGCTTCAAATACAAATGAACCGATAAAAATCATTCAAAAGccatattgttatatatctaacttaaaaataaaaaaagaagacgCTTTATCtgatttgaaaaattattattataatgtgAACTCACCATGggttaataaattatgtagCAATAATAATCAATTGTATTATAACTTGAAGAAAAACAATAGAAGGATGCaaagtagtaataatatagtaaCTGGAAGTACTAAAGACTgttctattttttgtaatgATGTTATTGATAAAGCAAAGAATGCAATGAATTATAAggaatatacaaataattataacactGTAGGGGATAACAAATATTCTCATCTCGACAAAAATGGAAGTAATGAAGGTAATTATCGTGGGAATGGATGTATACAACATGTTCAGAATGTGCGTAATGACAACCCTCAGTTGGTTCACAATTTTAGaattgataataataatgctaGCGGTACTTTTCCGATTGTAGGAGATGTATGTAAAAATGGTCAAGTGTCCGGAATGTTCCTGATGGACAATCATATGCGTGGTTGTACAcgcaataacaataacaatattaatagtaatagaaataataatggtaataataagtGCAAGTGTAATAGTAACTGTAATAACGCTTGGAGTTGCAGCAGCAGTAATGGAAATTGCGGATGGCACGAAAAAGGTCGTTATGTAACGGGTAATACCATGAACGAAAAGAAAGAGAGCAGTAAAATTGGAAGTGGCATGTACACGGGATTTGAAATTATATCAAGCAAAGAggacataataaaattagaaaagtTATTGAATGATAAATGGGGAAGTTTTAAGTTATTCGAAAAGTGGATAAAGGATTGTTCGAAGTGGCAATGGATCGATTTAAAACTTCAAAGagaatatataagtaataatatagaattagagaaattaaaagaagaaaaaaaaaaatatatggaaaaatgtgttaataataaaataaaagaattatggTGTGGTCGTATGAAAGGTTTGATGAATATGAAATTATGTgatatagaaaaaagaatagcaaaaaatttctcttcaaataatattatgaataataatatttatcatgTAACACTTGATTATGAGAGGAATGCAATGTGTTACCAtgatttatatgtaaaattgttaaatatacaaaataataataaaaaagaagatttattaaaaaaatatagtgaATACAAAGATAAGTGTATTATTAATGATGGCCCTTTCGCTGATAATGTTGGGAAAAAAGACTCCATTGCAATGAATGCCgaaaatttgaaatatccaagtaaaaaaaaaggctatGTCCAGTCATTAATTTatagttttaataaaaaatccCAGAAGCAGAGTAATAAAGATAGTTCTCAACCAAAGAAGGAAGAGGAAGATACCATCGAAAAGAGGAATAGCGGTACGATGAATGAGCAGAACGCGAAGGAGGACAAGTTCCAGCAGAAAGCTGGTGAGGATAAGCTCGACAATAACAGGAGGAGAAGCGGTGCAAGTAATAGAAGCGGAATGAAGGATAAAAGCGAAGAGAAGAACAAAAGAGAAGAGAAGAACAAAAGAGAAGAGAAGAACAAAAGAGAAGAGAAGAACAAAAGAGAAGAGAAGAACAAAAATGAGGGAAAGAAGGGAAGAAGCAGTGAGAAGCGGAAGAGCAACGGTAAGAACAGCCCAAATGAGAACATCCGTCAAGTTGTCACCAAGAGGAAATCAAAAAACGGGAATGACGAATCATACATTCTTAAAGAATCCTATTTGATAAATAATTCGTATGAAAGTATTAGCTCACATTCGTCTTCTAAAAAGTCAGAACAGTCagagaaagaaataaaacaaaacaatgGCTCTTTTTTCgatagttttttattttttaaaagtgaaGCGAATAAAAAAAGCTCGCATAGTAAAAGTAAATCAGATAATTCTTTATCAACACATAAAACAAAATCGAACAGTTCTCATAATGAAGAgtattattctttaaaatattcaaaaagtatgggaaaagaaaaatataaaaagaaaaaaaaaaccaaaAAGAGTAATATGATtacctttaaaaaattattttatctaaaccggaaaaaaaagagtaaggAGAAAACAAAGAGCAGCAACAAATCCTCATCTGAATCATCTGAAGAGGAAGATGTAAAAGAGGATCATACAAAAACGAATAAAAAGAACAGTATAAATAGTAGGAAACAGGATCAAATGTTAACAAATGAAAATGGTAccattcaaaaaataaatgggGATAAGAAATCTTCATCAtctgatgaaaataaatatgactGGCAAATGGAATAcgatattttagaaaaagaagTGGGAGATCATTTACATTTAGAGGGGAAAAAAGGGGAAGTAATTTCCATCGAAGCATTAAAGAAAGAGTACagttatgatatatatagcaGATCAAACATTGGAAATAGCATGTACATGATGAGCAGATATGACAAATTGAGCAAAACGGAAGTGGGTGAAGGCGAAGAAGCGGATGAGGAGGAGGAAGAATTGGATGAAGAAGAAGGGGAAGAAGTAGCAGAGATGGAATATAAGGAAGAAAGTAAAATAGCGCAATTTAGCAGTACCGGTAGAGGCGGTTCAGATatttcttcaaaaaaaaatgcgttTACACAAAAGGCAAAGGCACAAAACGCAAAGAAAGAAAACATAAGAGAACAAAATGCGAAGGAACAAAAGGAGTATGCTGCAAGGAAAAGCGATCTGGACAACGCACAACAGAATGGGACGATAATGTTTGCTAATTCTGTTAAGGAAAATTACTTGAGTAATATATCGAAAAAGCCATTGAAAATTTCCGAAGTAgttaatgagaaaaaaacTTTACTTGATGAAAAATCAGAAGAGGGTGTTATTCATGATAATGAGGATGCGAAGAACAGAAAATGCAAATTAACAGAAGAGAAAGGGGTAGATAATAACATAGAAGagcacataaaaaataatagtaaaaaaaatagtgtaCGTACCAATTCTGATATATCCTACTATTCAAATGTGGAAGATAATAAATTTGATAAATTCTCAACAGTAGGTGCTATTAAAAaagggaataaaaaaaataaatttaataaattttttaaaaatttaggCAAGTTTAGTTTTAAGgcttcaaaaaataaaggaagcAAAAAATCAAAGTATGCAAACAATGCCATTTTGACTAGTGCTGTTTCGATTGATCTTGATGATTCGAAAATGGACTCCGAACATGAAGCAGAAAAGGTGCGTGATCATAAGGAGGGCAATTATAAGGAAGATGATAACCACATGAAATATCTATCTAAAAGTTTCGTTTCAAATAGCGATAGgagtaataaaaagaatgttTATTCGAGAAGAAAAATGAGTAATCAAGTTGACAAGTTATACTCATATATAAGCAAAttgaaagagaaaaaaaaaaattccacTGAAATGGAAGAGAGCATAATGGATGATAAACTAATATTATCCAGGAATGCAGAAACGCGGATAGATGCTAAGGGAAGTGTCAGTAAGGAAGAGAGGAGCGGTGAAATAAGTATGAGTGAGATTCAAATTAAAGAAGAGAGTAAAGGAATACAATGTAACAGCCGAGGTATAATGGACAAAAGTAATGTCTTATCAAAGAGTACTATTATtgaagaagagaaaaaaaaa gatgaggatgttgaatattttttaaaagagatTAACAGTGATAACAGTATTGATTATGAGGAATATGtattagataaaaaaaatatgaacactCTTAAACAGTCACCTCGATTTGGTTACAGTTTTTCTAACCaggatattttaaaagataataaaaatttatttaatggcGTTTTAAATGGAAATGAAATATCtgaacataattttaaaaagagtaatgaaataaaagagtGTAAAAATAAGTATTACTACTATGACAAATATGATGAAGCAAAGAgcataacatataaaaaggaaaagaataaaaataataaaaataaaagcgtAAACATGGACGTAAACAAAAACAACGATATACAGATGGACGTAAACAAAAACAACGATATACAGATGGACGTAAACAAAAACAACGATATACAGATGGACGTAAACAAAAACAACGATATACAGATGGACGTTAACAAAAACAACGATATACAGATGGACGTTAACAAAAACAACGATATACAGATGGACgtaaacaaaaacaaaagcaAAAATGTTCGAGTTTCTTCATTCTCATctgataatttaaatatatatttgaaaaaaaaaaaaaatgacccCGATATGAAGAAAGAAGAGACGAATGATATGGGTGCAATATATTCCTATAATGCAGTTCACAGCAGGATAGGTGATGATAGTATGTATAATAACATATGTATGGATGTAAAAGATAAATACAGAAAGGATActacaaataaatttttaagtaaacCAAATCCTTCAAtatattccaaaaaaaataacacaaaaaaacGAGATGAAAATTCATCAAATTCGTTAGATATTGTACGCTTATCAAGTTTTAAGTCAGGATCACGTATTAATGTCATGtgtaatgaagaaaaaaaaaataaaatgaaaataaaaaaaaaaattaattcctTATTATCCAATAGTAGTGATTCAAAAAAGGGCTACCTATCGGAAagcaaaaaggaaaacaattCTTATTACAAGTATGTGCAATCAATTTTACCCTTTGGGATGTTAACACAGAGAGAAAACAGTGAGGAATACAATGAACatagtagaaaaaaaagcttCTCTGATAAGAACAGTTGA